The segment CCCGAGATCGAACGCTCGGCGCTGGTCGGCTGGGAGGGTGCGGGGCGGCTGCTGGGCTTCGACGGGCATCCGACGACCGTGTACGAGCGGTCCACGGACGCGTCCGTGGAGGACGTCCAGCAGCTCCTCGCCCCCACGATCGACCCGCAGAACCCGCAGAACGTGTCGGTCGGCGATCCGTCCTCGGCGCTCAAGGCCAAGGCGGCGACGGAGGGGGCGTTCTCCACGCTGCTTCTCGGGCTGGGGGGAATCGCGCTCCTGGTGGGCGGGGTCGGCGTCGCCAACACCATGATCATCTCGGTCCTGGAGCGCCGTCACGAGATCGGCCTGCGCCGGTCCCTGGGCGCGACCAGGGGCCAGATCAGGATCCAGTTCGTGACGGAGTCGCTGATGCTGTCGGGCCTCGGCGGCCTGGCGGGCGTGGCGCTCGGTGGAGCGGCGACGGGCGTGTACGCGTCCACCGGCGGGCTGCCGTGGGTCGTACCGCTGTGGGCGGTGGGCGGCGGCTTCGGCGCGACGCTCGCGATCGGTACGGTGGCGGGGCTGTACCCGGCGGTCAGGGCGTCACGACTGTCACCGACGCTGGCGTTGGCGGCGGCGTAGAAACGCCAAGGCGCTCGGCTTCTCCGCACGCCCCCGGCCGCTCGGCTCACCGCCGTGCGGCCGGGGGCTTCAGAGGTCGTACGGCCAGTAGGTCGGCAGGTGGGCGGGGACCCGGAGTCCGACCCAGGAGCCGCCCGGCCCGACCGGAGGGCGCGGGCCGTCGTGGTCGAGGTCCAGCAGGACGTGCGTACCGCCGAGGTCGAGAACGGCGCCATCACCATCGCCGTCACCGTCGGAGTCGCCATCACCGGTCGGAGTCGGCAGCTCCGTCGGCGTCGGCGTCGCCATCGAGCGTGAGCTGCGGGAATCGTGCCGCAGGTGCCGACCGAGCCGCCGGAGTTCGGTGGAGGCGGCGGATTCGGTGGAGGCGGCGGGAGACGACGGATTCGGCGGGAGGAGCGGGTCGGTTCGAAAACGCCGTGCCGGGAGCCTCGTCCCGCTGTGATACTCATCCGATGATCAACGTCCCTCACGCCGTCCTCGACTCGCTGCACGGGCTTGCCTTCGGTGACGCCTTCGGTGACCGGTGGTTCGGCATCCTGCGCCGGGACGGCCCGGCGGCTCTGGAGGCGCGGACGCTGCCCGCGGAGTCCCTGTGGCAGTGGAGCGACGACACCGCTCAGGCACTGGTTCTCGTCCGGGAGCTCGCCGACGGTGGCGGCAGCGTCGACCAGGACCGCCTCGCCCGGCGCTTGGCGGCGGCCTACGCCGACGACACGCACCGCGGATACGGCGCCTCGATGCATGACGTGCTCCGTCGGATCGGCGCCGGCGAGTCCTGGCGAGACGTGGTCGCCGGGCAGTTCGGCGGCCAGGGCTCGTGGGGCAACGGCGCAGCCATGCGCGTCGCCCCGCTCGGCGCCTGGCACGCCGCCGACCTCGACGCCGTCGCCGAGCAGGCCGCCCGCCAGAGCACGGTGTCGCACCACCATCCGGAGGCGGTAGCCGGGGCTGTGGCGGTCGCCCTCGCCGCGGCGCTGGCAACACGCAGCCGGGGCGGACCCGTTCTGGCGCGGCCGGAGTTCCTCCGGGCGGTCGCTGCTCGGCTTCCCGACAGCGACGTCCGGTCCGGCATCCGGGTCGCGGCCCGGATGCCGGAGCACACCTCGGTCCGGCACGCCGCGGAGGTCCTGGGTTCCGGGTACAGGATGTCCGGGCCCGACACCGTCCCCTACGCCCTCTGGTGCGCGGCGGGGCACCTCGACGACCTGCAGGAGGGTCTGTGGATCACCGTCGCCGGGCGCGGTGACATCGACACGACGTGCGCCATCGCGGGCGGGGTGATCGCCGCGCGCACGGGAGTGGACGACCTCCCCGCCGCCTGGCACGCGGCCCGTGAACCGCTGCCGCCGGGCGTGCCGTGACGATGGATCCCGACGCGTCGGTGCCGCGTGAACTGAAGGTCCTGGACACGGGTTCGCTGCTCGCGCTGGAGGAGCGGGCTCTGGGGCTCGGGCTCCATCAGCGGCTGGATCCGGTGTGGGTCGAGGCGCACGCGGCACCCGGCGGTAGGCACCATCTGTGGCCCGCACTGTGGAACAGCCTGCCCCATCGCCCTGAGGTCCCGAGGCAGTTGCGGTGCGAGTTGTTGATCACGCTTCGCGACGAGGAGCACGTGATGAGCCTCCTGGACGTCCTGCCCGAGGACTTCGCGCCGCTGCCGAAGGTGACCTCGCGCGCCGAGGGGCTGCGGGTCGGACGCCTCCTGGACACGTCCCCGAGCGTGCGGCAGTGGCTGTCGCGGACCGCCACTCGGGGGCCGCGGCAGTCGTAGGGGCTCCTCCGGGCAGTCTCACCGACGGTTCCGACGCAGTCTGCGGGAGCGGTCGAGTGAGATCATGCGGTGAGAGCGCATGATTCTCGCAAGCGAGCGGAGCCTGCACCGATGACAAGGTCACCCGGCGCGGCACTCCGCACGGCCCCAGGCTCAGCCACGTTCCAAGCACGACCTGGCCGCGCGGCAGGATTCCGGTCTGAGGCGCCGGAGGGCAGCAGATCCCCACGCCGCGCGGCAGAGCCGCTCACGTCCCCGACGGTCGCGGCTGCTCCGGCGGAACCGAGCTCTCGGCAACCGCCATCCACTGGTCCAGGTCGGTCTGGGTGAACTCTGTCCAGGGTGGGATTCCGGGGAGTCGGCGGAGGAGGTCGTAGGCCTCGGGGATCTGGGCCCCGCGGAGGACCGGGCAGTGGCAGCCGGCGATGACCTCGGCGTTCAGGTGTTGGAAGTCGGTGACGACCGTCCCGAACTTCTGGGCGTCGAGCAGGGATACCCAGGGGGAGACCAGCCTTCCGCCGAAGAGCTGGCCGTCGCGGAATTCGTCCGGCGACAGCGCTGCCGTTTCGGGCATGGGGGTCGGCACGTTCGTGGCGAAGGTGTCCACGGCCCACAGGACGTTGGCCTTCGGGTCGAAGAGGGCGCGGGTTGTGGGGTTGTCGTACAGGGGTGGTCGCTTGGCAACCAGGGTGCGATCGCCCGCATCGATCGTGTCGCCGTCGGTCATGAAGCGGCACCGGTTGATGGGAGTCTCCCACTCCTCGGCCATGCGGCCTATGGAGAACCATGTCGTCAGCAAGGTCGCGTTCGGGCATTCCGCGAGGACCGCCAGGAGGTTGCCGGCGTGGTCGCGGTCGTCGT is part of the Streptomyces sp. NBC_00250 genome and harbors:
- a CDS encoding ADP-ribosylglycohydrolase family protein, yielding MINVPHAVLDSLHGLAFGDAFGDRWFGILRRDGPAALEARTLPAESLWQWSDDTAQALVLVRELADGGGSVDQDRLARRLAAAYADDTHRGYGASMHDVLRRIGAGESWRDVVAGQFGGQGSWGNGAAMRVAPLGAWHAADLDAVAEQAARQSTVSHHHPEAVAGAVAVALAAALATRSRGGPVLARPEFLRAVAARLPDSDVRSGIRVAARMPEHTSVRHAAEVLGSGYRMSGPDTVPYALWCAAGHLDDLQEGLWITVAGRGDIDTTCAIAGGVIAARTGVDDLPAAWHAAREPLPPGVP
- a CDS encoding MBL fold metallo-hydrolase, with the translated sequence MTTTESFDLLQPYKIAEETFVIPWALEAPPVGHFPMNSMVIRGTEPVLVDTGAPAVRSQWLEAAWSVVDPLDVRWIFLTHDDRDHAGNLLAVLAECPNATLLTTWFSIGRMAEEWETPINRCRFMTDGDTIDAGDRTLVAKRPPLYDNPTTRALFDPKANVLWAVDTFATNVPTPMPETAALSPDEFRDGQLFGGRLVSPWVSLLDAQKFGTVVTDFQHLNAEVIAGCHCPVLRGAQIPEAYDLLRRLPGIPPWTEFTQTDLDQWMAVAESSVPPEQPRPSGT
- a CDS encoding ABC transporter permease → MARTKLTAARLGPRDVLHVGSAGLRSRPVRVVLSALGIAIGIATMIAVVGISASSQAQLLRQLDALGTNMLVAKPGEGMFSGQEVKLPKDAVGMVGRIEGVEEAAGTGDLKSSVRRSEKIPEAETGGIAVKAATEGLLDVLRGGPASGTWLNAATGRYPSVVLGHVAAERLGITEPGRQVWVDDRYFTVIGILDPLPLAPEIERSALVGWEGAGRLLGFDGHPTTVYERSTDASVEDVQQLLAPTIDPQNPQNVSVGDPSSALKAKAATEGAFSTLLLGLGGIALLVGGVGVANTMIISVLERRHEIGLRRSLGATRGQIRIQFVTESLMLSGLGGLAGVALGGAATGVYASTGGLPWVVPLWAVGGGFGATLAIGTVAGLYPAVRASRLSPTLALAAA